The proteins below are encoded in one region of Glandiceps talaboti chromosome 17, keGlaTala1.1, whole genome shotgun sequence:
- the LOC144448126 gene encoding uncharacterized protein LOC144448126: MTDYRSEGKVVLPEMANLLQQLEPVKQLKAVNQLLKEVQLLQRKQQDDLKTALVKYSKVCEEKEEKILGVVDELNKVEMEENVMEKKHVEEDGNLNTASKEYSYPFYVSNLCCYVMQAIEDTGEEGRRLKDLRNNVAEETTETVPQTRFKVDLFQNLLGIQWNYECADNEIKGYVCTGHDVRPFFLNKQQNSDFFITNHLWDLVEAAHKEKE, encoded by the exons ATGACAGACTATAGATCTGAAGGTAAAGTGGTTCTACCTGAGATGGCTAATTTATTACAGCAATTAGAACCTGTCAAACAGCTGAAGGCAGTCAACCAACTCCTTAAAGAAGTTCAACtattacaaagaaaacaacaagatGATCTGAAGACTGCACTGGTAAAGTACAGCAAGGTATGTGAAGAAAAGGAAGAGAAGATATTAGGTGTGGTAGATGAACTGAACAAAGTTGAAATGGAAGAAAATGTGATGGAAAAGAAACATGTTGAGGAAGATGGCAATCTTAACACAGCTTCAAAAGAATATTCATATCCTTTTTATGTATCTAATTTATGTTGCTATG TCATGCAAGCGATAGAAGACACTGGGGAAGAAGGCAGAAGATTGAAAGACTTAAGAAATAATGTTGCTGAGGAAACGACAGAAACAGTACCACAGACTAG aTTCAAAGTCGACCTTTTCCAGAATTTACTTGGAATACAGTGGAATTATGAATGTGCTGACAATGAAATCAAAGGAT ATGTGTGCACAGGACATGATGTGAGACCATTCTTCctgaacaaacaacaaaattctGATTTTTTCATCACCAATCATTTATGGGATTTAGTTGAAGCAGCACACAAGGAGAAGGAATAA